AAGTTATATTTAAATTCACTCTAAATTCTTGATTTCACTACATGTTTCAAAAAAAAATTGCCTTGGTTGCTTTGAAACTAGTATCAGATTAAAAACTTTAGTGTCCTATAACTCATCTCATGCTCTTCTAGACCAAATAACCACTGGAATAAGTACTAAGGATAAAAGCCCTCCTGCTAAAGATAGTATTGCATAACTTGCATTTGCTACTACCATTCCTGAAAGAGCACCACCTGAAGCTCCTGCAAGTGCCACTAAAACATCCATTTTCCCCTGCGTTTTTGCACGAGTGGAAGGCTCTGTTGAATCTACTATTTGTGCAGTACCACTAATTAAGCCAAAGTTCCAGCCCAATCCTAGTAAAGAAAGTGCAATGATTAATAACGCCATCGAATCGCTTGGTGCGAATGCTGCTAATAAACCTGCCAATAACAAAGTAATGCCTGAAGCAATACTCATGGCTGTGCGCCCTATTTTATCAACAAGTATTCCTGTAACAAGAGAAGGAAGATACATGGAGCCTACATGAAATCCGATAACAATGCCTACTTCCGTCAGACCATGTCCATGATGCTTCATATGTACTGGTGTCATCGTCATAATTGCAACCATTACAATCTGAGTAAGTACCATAACTGTTGCACCGACTGCTAGACCTCTTTTATTGTTTGTGGGATGGATAGATTGCGTATTAGTTTCAGATGCAGACTTTTGTTTATATGCTTCAATCCTTTTCGCAATTTCTAACGGATCAGGACGCAACATAATAAATAGGACAAGACCCGCTATGATAAATGC
This genomic stretch from Lysinibacillus pakistanensis harbors:
- a CDS encoding MFS transporter, coding for MVVSLSQIFGGAGLAAGITVGALLAQQMLGTDAYAGVPSALFTLGSAGAAFIVGRVSQRYGRRTGLSAGFIVGGLGAIGVVMAAMMNSVILLFASLLIYGAGTATNLQARYAGTDLATNKQRAKAISTTMVMTTFGAVAGPNLVEIMGKFAVSIGVPSLAGPFILSATAFIIAGLVLFIMLRPDPLEIAKRIEAYKQKSASETNTQSIHPTNNKRGLAVGATVMVLTQIVMVAIMTMTPVHMKHHGHGLTEVGIVIGFHVGSMYLPSLVTGILVDKIGRTAMSIASGITLLLAGLLAAFAPSDSMALLIIALSLLGLGWNFGLISGTAQIVDSTEPSTRAKTQGKMDVLVALAGASGGALSGMVVANASYAILSLAGGLLSLVLIPVVIWSRRA